Proteins encoded in a region of the Armatimonadota bacterium genome:
- a CDS encoding fibronectin type III domain-containing protein gives MTNALVTSYTKNAVTGGQTYRFMVRARNIYGYGVNSTITTVIPDDKPGKTNIPRVTLANADATSVDIEWDLPNEHSSPIISYSILFMQANGDFVTELTNCGAGVGSAVVAAKKCSVPMTLLRTLTLRPRDSLIRVKIRGTNLKGDGEYSEVNTVGATIETEPTNLSVASIDVPSTFNDRTKVVWTALTGSARGGWNVDITSYEVYWDQGNNVTTWVSKYKTTRTDVGGLLTYANVDSLVGGGIYQFKVRAYNKYGEGLFTAATSVNTSQVPDAPAAPVLTVVGAHVKIAWDRPFRNYREVTGYQILLATATVKDGEGKDTN, from the coding sequence TTGACCAACGCCCTCGTCACTTCCTACACGAAGAATGCAGTGACTGGCGGTCAGACCTACCGCTTCATGGTAAGGGCCCGCAACATCTACGGTTATGGAGTCAACTCTACGATTACTACAGTAATCCCCGACGACAAGCCCGGCAAGACAAACATCCCAAGAGTCACTCTGGCTAACGCTGATGCTACCAGTGTAGACATCGAATGGGATTTGCCTAATGAGCACTCTTCTCCAATCATTAGCTACTCGATCCTCTTCATGCAGGCGAACGGAGACTTCGTCACTGAGCTCACTAACTGTGGAGCCGGCGTGGGATCGGCCGTTGTGGCAGCGAAGAAGTGCAGTGTGCCGATGACACTACTCAGAACTCTAACTCTGCGCCCAAGAGACAGCCTCATCAGGGTGAAGATCAGAGGAACCAACCTTAAGGGTGATGGAGAGTACTCTGAGGTCAACACCGTCGGAGCCACCATCGAGACTGAGCCTACCAACCTCAGCGTTGCTAGCATCGACGTGCCCTCCACATTCAACGACAGGACTAAGGTCGTCTGGACCGCTCTCACTGGCTCAGCCAGAGGCGGTTGGAACGTTGATATCACTTCATACGAGGTGTACTGGGATCAGGGCAACAACGTCACCACATGGGTAAGCAAGTACAAAACGACTCGCACTGATGTTGGCGGTCTCTTGACTTACGCTAACGTGGACTCACTCGTCGGAGGTGGAATCTACCAATTCAAGGTGAGAGCCTACAACAAGTACGGAGAAGGCCTGTTCACTGCTGCAACCAGCGTGAACACCTCACAAGTCCCAGATGCTCCCGCCGCACCCGTTCTTACGGTCGTCGGAGCTCACGTCAAGATTGCCTGGGATAGGCCATTCCGCAACTACAGAGAAGTCACAGGCTACCAGATCCTCCTGGCCACAG